From Achromobacter spanius, a single genomic window includes:
- the nirD gene encoding nitrite reductase small subunit NirD, producing MAALPKTQPTWRHACDRQDLVANSGVVALVDGAQVALFYLPDAPGQTLYAVSNRDPKSGANVIGRGIVGQLAGDLVVASPLYKQHFRLADGSCVQFPEQRLQTWQARFNGDAVEIA from the coding sequence ATGGCCGCCCTGCCCAAAACCCAACCCACCTGGCGCCACGCGTGCGACCGCCAGGATCTCGTCGCCAATTCCGGCGTGGTCGCGCTGGTCGACGGCGCGCAGGTCGCCCTGTTCTACCTGCCGGACGCGCCGGGCCAAACCCTGTACGCCGTGTCGAACCGCGATCCGAAGTCCGGCGCCAACGTCATCGGCCGGGGCATCGTCGGCCAGTTGGCCGGCGACCTGGTCGTGGCGTCCCCCCTCTACAAGCAGCACTTCCGGCTGGCCGACGGCAGCTGCGTGCAATTTCCCGAGCAGCGCCTGCAGACCTGGCAGGCGCGTTTCAACGGCGACGCGGTCGAAATCGCCTGA
- a CDS encoding formate/nitrite transporter family protein — translation MSYLAPSEFVTKMVDAGESKLYMATRDVLIRAFMAGAILAIAAVFAVTVTVQTGSPILGAALFPVGFCILYLMGFDLLTGVFVLTPLALFDKRPGVTMGGILKHWGKVFVGNFLGALTVAVLMAIVFTYGFSVPPNKVGQVISHIGEDRTLGYKEYGAGGMLTIFIRGVLCNWMVSLGVVGAMISTTVSGKVIAMWMPVMLFFAMGFEHSIVNMFLFPSAMIMGGNFSIMDYMIWNEIPVVLGNLIGGISLTGLTLYTTHMKTAPKRRFN, via the coding sequence ATGTCCTACCTAGCTCCCTCCGAATTCGTCACCAAGATGGTGGATGCCGGCGAATCGAAGCTCTACATGGCGACCCGCGACGTCCTGATCCGCGCCTTCATGGCCGGCGCCATCCTCGCGATCGCCGCAGTCTTCGCCGTCACCGTCACGGTGCAGACCGGCTCGCCCATCCTCGGCGCCGCGCTCTTTCCGGTCGGCTTCTGCATCCTGTACCTGATGGGCTTCGACCTTCTGACGGGCGTATTCGTGCTGACCCCGCTGGCGCTCTTCGACAAGCGGCCCGGCGTCACGATGGGCGGCATCCTCAAGCACTGGGGCAAGGTCTTCGTGGGCAACTTCCTGGGCGCGCTGACCGTCGCCGTGCTGATGGCCATCGTCTTCACCTACGGCTTTTCGGTGCCGCCCAACAAGGTCGGCCAGGTCATCTCGCACATCGGCGAAGACCGCACGCTGGGCTACAAGGAATACGGCGCGGGCGGCATGCTGACGATCTTCATCCGCGGCGTGCTGTGCAACTGGATGGTGTCGCTGGGCGTCGTGGGCGCCATGATTTCCACCACCGTCAGCGGCAAGGTCATCGCGATGTGGATGCCCGTCATGCTGTTCTTCGCCATGGGCTTCGAGCACTCCATCGTCAACATGTTCCTGTTCCCGTCGGCCATGATCATGGGCGGCAACTTCTCGATCATGGACTACATGATCTGGAACGAAATCCCGGTGGTGCTGGGCAACCTGATCGGCGGGATCTCGCTGACGGGCCTGACGCTCTACACGACGCACATGAAGACCGCGCCCAAGCGCCGCTTCAACTGA
- a CDS encoding bifunctional protein-serine/threonine kinase/phosphatase, whose product MDSFTPAASPTASLKVAVGQHTDPGVKSVNQDFHGLCVPGEPLLGAKGIAIALADGISSSNVSHIASETAVASFLEDYYCTPETWSVKKSAQKVLSAANAWLHSQSRQRHGQDQDSGYVCTLTVMVLKGATAHILHIGDARIYRLRDGVVEQLTEDHRVWVAHDKSYLGRALGLAPHLEIDYHTQAVEPGDVFLLATDGVYEHVGDDDLREAVTAHTGDLDAAARALVALALARGSDDNLTIQIVRVDALPARQAGELAQYSGSLPCPPLLDVGQMFEGFRITDELRASSRSHVYLAEDLDSGDTVVIKIPSLDLRHDPAYLERLLTEEWLARRIDSRHVVRAWPRTRQRRSLYTVSEYIEGRTLTQWMATNPRPALEPAIAIIEQIARGLQAFHRLEIVHQDLRPDNILITPDGTAKIIDLGSARTAGIQELGADGDDAMPVLGTAQYAAPEYFLGEAGMARSDIYSLAAILYQMLSGRLPYGANVARSRSRAAQLRLTYVSVLDREREIPAWIDSVLSRALHPDPQHRTPELSEFTHALRNPPDVRGGERLPLLERNPVAFWKGLCLVLAIVIVIQALNT is encoded by the coding sequence ATGGACAGCTTCACGCCCGCCGCTTCGCCCACCGCCTCGCTGAAAGTGGCGGTGGGCCAGCACACCGATCCCGGCGTCAAGTCCGTCAACCAGGACTTCCACGGGCTGTGCGTGCCGGGCGAGCCGCTGCTCGGCGCCAAGGGCATCGCCATCGCGCTGGCCGACGGCATCAGCAGCAGCAACGTCAGCCACATCGCCAGCGAAACGGCCGTGGCCAGCTTTCTGGAAGACTATTACTGCACGCCCGAAACGTGGTCCGTGAAGAAGTCGGCCCAGAAGGTGCTGAGCGCAGCCAACGCCTGGCTGCATTCGCAGAGCCGCCAGCGCCACGGGCAGGATCAGGACAGCGGCTACGTCTGCACGCTGACCGTGATGGTGCTCAAGGGCGCCACCGCGCACATCCTGCATATCGGCGACGCGCGCATCTATCGTCTGCGCGACGGCGTGGTCGAGCAGCTGACCGAGGACCACCGCGTCTGGGTCGCGCACGACAAAAGCTATCTGGGCCGCGCGCTGGGCCTGGCGCCGCACCTGGAGATCGACTATCACACGCAGGCCGTGGAACCGGGCGACGTGTTCCTGCTGGCGACCGACGGCGTGTACGAGCATGTCGGCGACGACGATCTGCGTGAGGCCGTCACCGCCCATACCGGCGATCTGGACGCCGCCGCGCGCGCATTGGTCGCGCTAGCGCTTGCCCGCGGCAGCGACGACAACCTGACCATCCAGATCGTGCGCGTTGACGCCCTGCCCGCGCGCCAGGCCGGCGAACTGGCCCAGTACTCCGGCAGCCTGCCCTGCCCGCCGCTGCTGGACGTGGGCCAGATGTTCGAAGGCTTTCGCATCACCGACGAGCTGCGTGCCAGCAGCCGCAGCCACGTCTATCTGGCCGAAGACCTCGACAGCGGCGACACCGTCGTCATCAAGATTCCGTCACTGGACCTGCGGCACGATCCCGCCTATCTGGAACGCCTCTTGACCGAGGAATGGCTGGCGCGCCGCATCGACAGCCGCCACGTCGTGCGGGCCTGGCCGCGCACGCGGCAGCGCCGCTCGCTCTACACCGTCAGCGAATACATCGAAGGCCGCACGCTGACGCAATGGATGGCCACCAATCCGCGTCCCGCGCTGGAACCGGCAATTGCCATCATCGAGCAGATCGCGCGCGGCCTGCAGGCCTTTCACCGGCTGGAGATCGTGCATCAGGATCTGCGGCCGGACAACATCCTGATCACGCCCGACGGCACGGCAAAGATCATCGACCTGGGTTCGGCCCGCACGGCCGGCATCCAGGAACTCGGTGCGGATGGCGACGACGCCATGCCGGTGCTGGGCACCGCCCAATATGCGGCGCCCGAATATTTTCTGGGCGAAGCCGGCATGGCGCGGTCCGACATCTATTCGCTGGCGGCGATCCTGTACCAGATGCTCTCCGGCCGCCTGCCGTACGGCGCCAACGTGGCGCGCTCGCGCAGCCGCGCCGCGCAACTGCGTCTGACCTACGTGTCGGTGCTGGACCGGGAACGCGAAATTCCGGCCTGGATCGACAGCGTGCTCAGCCGCGCCCTGCATCCCGACCCGCAGCACCGCACGCCCGAGCTGTCCGAATTCACGCACGCGCTGCGCAATCCGCCGGACGTGCGCGGCGGCGAACGACTGCCCCTGCTGGAACGCAATCCGGTGGCTTTCTGGAAAGGCCTGTGCCTTGTCCTGGCCATCGTGATCGTGATCCAGGCCCTGAACACCTGA
- the cobA gene encoding uroporphyrinogen-III C-methyltransferase, which translates to MPATNPTVSLIGAGPGDPELLTLKAVKALARADVVLVDDLVNPEILQHCPNARIVRVGKRGGCRSTPQDFIQRLMLRYARQGLRVARLKGGDPCIFGRGGEEAQWLSDHGVACEIVNGITAGLAAATSAGIPLTQRGMAQGVTLITAHSQDGATPDWSGLARSGTTLVVYMGVAKVHDMTRQLLAAGMTPDTPVAMIERASLPGQRVCASTLAGMASDAQAFQLRSPAVLVIGEVAACRMFGVLDDAAGAMAPQRRTA; encoded by the coding sequence ATGCCCGCCACGAATCCCACCGTGTCCCTGATCGGCGCCGGCCCCGGCGACCCCGAGCTGCTGACCTTGAAAGCCGTCAAGGCGCTGGCCCGCGCCGACGTCGTCCTGGTCGACGACCTGGTCAACCCCGAAATCCTGCAGCACTGCCCGAACGCCCGCATCGTTCGCGTGGGCAAGCGCGGGGGCTGCCGCTCCACGCCGCAGGATTTCATCCAACGCCTGATGCTGCGTTACGCCCGCCAGGGTCTGCGCGTGGCGCGCCTGAAGGGTGGCGACCCGTGCATCTTTGGCCGTGGCGGCGAGGAAGCGCAGTGGCTCAGCGATCACGGCGTCGCCTGTGAGATCGTGAACGGCATTACCGCCGGGCTGGCCGCGGCCACGTCTGCCGGCATCCCGCTGACGCAGCGCGGCATGGCGCAGGGCGTTACACTCATCACCGCGCATTCGCAGGACGGCGCAACGCCCGATTGGTCCGGATTGGCGCGCAGCGGCACGACGCTGGTGGTCTACATGGGCGTGGCAAAGGTGCACGACATGACCCGCCAGTTGCTCGCCGCCGGGATGACCCCGGACACGCCGGTAGCGATGATCGAGCGCGCGTCGCTTCCCGGCCAGCGGGTCTGTGCATCGACCCTGGCCGGCATGGCGTCCGACGCCCAGGCCTTCCAGTTACGCAGCCCGGCCGTGCTGGTCATCGGCGAGGTTGCCGCCTGCCGGATGTTCGGCGTGCTGGACGACGCAGCAGGCGCGATGGCGCCGCAACGCCGGACGGCCTGA
- a CDS encoding nitrate- and nitrite sensing domain-containing protein produces MAERHMPPPLRFLLAARRSELQGLEILAATCDLVLRISALVHTLQKERGYSNLTLCSAADRLQPALAGLSSDAQVVEADVRAFLDGLEADTAAGSSRARLLNCIAYALFRLDELPALRREVRDRRIQVEDADTRFTQVIGSLLAVVFEAADSSLDPDVTRLLVALLNFMQGKELSGQERACGVMGFTAGWFDDARKARMLGLAANQARSFGVYTQYAQGAPLQAWDQVQQQAQPVQRMRDMAQHTSDAQRVDSGLAELWFDLCTARIDAMRSVETQLAQELAQQCARRIADTRQELDDRRLLLSRYTDHASGRAPSMVFSVQSRILDVPPEDGVGSELERSILDMMREQTLRMQHADDALTSVRGALDDRKRIDRAKLLLISRYGLTEQAAHERLQRAAMDGGLSLADVARQIIAQLGGN; encoded by the coding sequence ATGGCCGAACGCCACATGCCGCCGCCGCTGCGCTTTCTGCTCGCCGCCCGCCGCAGCGAGCTCCAGGGCCTGGAAATCCTGGCCGCCACGTGCGACCTGGTGCTGCGCATCAGCGCGCTCGTGCATACGCTGCAAAAAGAGCGCGGCTACTCCAACCTGACTCTTTGCAGCGCCGCCGACCGGCTGCAGCCGGCGCTGGCCGGCCTGTCGAGCGACGCGCAGGTCGTGGAAGCCGACGTGCGCGCATTCCTGGACGGGCTGGAGGCCGACACCGCGGCCGGCAGCAGCCGCGCGCGTCTGCTCAATTGCATTGCGTACGCCCTATTCCGCCTGGACGAATTGCCGGCCTTGCGCCGTGAGGTCCGCGACCGCCGCATTCAGGTGGAGGATGCCGATACCCGCTTCACCCAGGTAATCGGCAGCCTGTTGGCAGTGGTCTTCGAAGCCGCCGACTCTTCGCTCGATCCGGATGTCACACGCCTCTTGGTGGCACTGTTGAATTTCATGCAAGGCAAGGAACTGAGCGGCCAGGAGCGCGCCTGCGGCGTCATGGGCTTTACGGCCGGCTGGTTCGACGACGCCCGCAAGGCGCGCATGCTGGGCCTGGCGGCCAACCAGGCGCGCAGTTTCGGCGTCTACACGCAATACGCGCAAGGCGCGCCGCTGCAGGCCTGGGACCAGGTTCAGCAGCAGGCGCAGCCGGTACAACGCATGCGCGACATGGCGCAGCACACGTCGGACGCGCAGCGTGTCGACAGCGGCCTGGCCGAATTGTGGTTTGACCTGTGCACCGCGCGCATCGACGCCATGCGCAGCGTCGAAACACAGTTGGCGCAGGAGCTGGCGCAGCAATGCGCCCGGCGCATCGCCGACACCCGTCAGGAACTGGACGACCGCCGCCTGCTGCTAAGCCGCTACACCGATCACGCCAGCGGCCGCGCCCCCAGCATGGTGTTCAGCGTGCAGAGCCGCATCCTGGACGTGCCGCCCGAGGACGGCGTGGGCAGCGAACTGGAACGGTCGATCCTGGACATGATGCGCGAACAGACGCTGCGCATGCAGCACGCCGACGATGCGCTGACCAGCGTGCGGGGCGCGCTGGACGACAGAAAGCGCATCGACCGCGCCAAGCTGCTGCTGATCAGCCGCTATGGCCTGACCGAGCAGGCGGCGCATGAACGCCTGCAACGCGCGGCGATGGACGGCGGCCTGTCGCTGGCGGACGTGGCGCGGCAGATCATTGCGCAGTTGGGCGGCAACTGA